In a single window of the Oryctolagus cuniculus chromosome 2, mOryCun1.1, whole genome shotgun sequence genome:
- the TDRD15 gene encoding tudor domain-containing protein 15 isoform X5 yields the protein MSEFCVRAKMESTSQLPTALDMDLTISHIECLPKDVLVKFQGRNNSECEFDYHILQREIQHSPKVKNNVAVDELCLVEERVSGEWQRGRVVEKKNELYTVLLIDRGEELRVDSTQISSACASLFELPPRVVFGIFANILPSGEKWSPKALNYFKSLVGMQVQGYVQAILPLQMILLEVPKIISQALELQFGRFIDEDSFHLVVEMLKEFPQQRPDLIQHKRPELSLSNNDSLLDIQHVLGNLQPSLSVGSTESVKVSSALSPSKFYCQLIRWIPELENLTVCMTLHYDIISQETSPTCDNFGLLCVAKRRNGQWHRGILQQLLPRNQVKIWFMDYGSSEAIPSIHVKKLKQDFISVPLFSFPCSLTCLHSPDREERKFQLSVFKQALLGQVVYAHIDWFNKDEHMYYVTLQTQESTINSQCQLKTGTQVICPVSDSNSSSILHKTSVSDVDSFAVESHFGNCEQLIDSLNNKDIFKVGFSIKTVEMEIEATYIAFVAYVLNPSNFWVRTNDHQTEFQDIMKNINKFYDLCENDELILRNPEPGLFCCARYSKDRHFYRAVITEISGYKINVYFLDYGNTDSIPFFDVKILLPEFCELPALAMCCSLAHVFPIEDLWVKAAIDYFKKIVLNKAILLQVIAKKDDKYTVKIQSIEASENIDVVSLMLQAGYAEYWEVTPECFPKSVSEYSMLSLKSKNQVNIKKVVSALLEVPTSKIYPSDKLEKNNLSLSKYPTVHDSDLKNSFTTSQGPESSWPYKEYMFKPGTSLEVKCSYYCGPDDFSCQLQCKLEDLKLLMEQIQNYYSIHSDPYQIGQIACVAKYSKDGKWYRAAILTQVSKNEVDIIFVDYGYQERVLIKDLCAINPRFLLLEGQAIRCCLNHLVEPVSCKLFLWTREASKDFENFIFSSGGLLTCIIYALVFIHPNCLCNLVDLQSQSSFTSAKEFLISRGSAHYSTSPKPLPPSVSLYSYYYSSFNLKIGSEEEVYISHVYSPKKFYCQLSRNNKDLEMLETKISEIINLKKCPKYDSSKMRLCISKYVEDGLSYRALAMPTDSSSDFLVYFVDFGNKQLVEENMLSAISDQFPELLFTPMQAIKCFLSDLGDVDIPSEISGWFEDSFLGKPLKAVILSRETDGQLGIELYDGCQQINQKIKMWLHTYRKKQSVQAHGMEKAHKMSENKALAASLKDKIESNYHHHMINKTSLVTYSDNKIDQVMQPNSVHARFLKPPVCYKIETMSRNKMKKSLNDGLKNKGIKIVPGSAHIIDETDVGQKSVKVVSSSFIRELNQAASQNLCSLVRPQIKDLPQPHIYVNSKVKGYVSNISNPASFHVQLAQNESLIIRLADALNERRTNRGKKRKSVKPLVGDLVVAEYSGDNAIYRAVIKKILPANSFEVEFIDYGNTSVVHISKIYELKREFLAIPPLGIHSFLSGVKWNEPDEIWDSKTVDYFASRVNNRIISCEFLKKCEQKWEVNIICDEKCVINELLKWTACSKLQKTVLPVPQIVSQKVNPGDNNETKKGRSNECAGSVIPQPSCQQPVQIPFEELKPGQLEKAEILYVSKSGRFYVKLSKNKKIFSDLTVLITKEENNPFLSIQNIEKGLECLAKSKKSLKWYRSKVEEKYVDEKVLVFLVDSGRYEIVPSYNTKALSDEIRNIPRQAVPCKWIWFENSKNIQFESTMFLFAHLEIKILFLKYSDSAWEVEILIDGILLLEYVNLNTAQVEENKHRTSGIVFNTESQTSESSCAIRSFTWAQLQNGRQYSGIATAVTDPTDFCVQLEDFFDTMKCIFMLLSDLPETLPSLPPEHIIPGCTCLFKYELEDQWTRVEICAVSDRSLHLMLIDYGLSVYIPYSDTIHLKVVPEELLNLPRLSYPCILHGILPAKSRHWDDEARRFCQDYLSKPGLVFQLREYSFQTKLKVDVIHEENSLADLLVASGLAVYSKDSANIDAVTATESTEIQYKFQTDVICPSLDKNHFEGENINCICTEKQKLRKQKLTKRKDTYNSLLRKSHVSKRLHFRNFTVRKEGGCENYNPQSAIPFDACAAAAFWMLPDSSKPNTSCFENTFAKLPSEGMQEDSSAVDLRTTVEVLHVKEKITSEEHLKDQSAFYMKEKSEDQE from the coding sequence aaaatggaGTCTACATCTCAATTACCAACAGCTTTAGATATGGATCTGACAATATCACATATTGAATGCCTTCCCAAAGATGTTCTCGTGAAATTTCAAGGCAGAAATAATAGTGAATGTGAGTTTGACTACCACATATTGCAGAGGGAGATACAGCATAGtccaaaagtaaaaaataatgtgGCTGTTGATGAACTTTGTCTGGTGGAAGAAAGAGTATCTGGAGAATGGCAGAGGGGAAGAGttgtggaaaagaaaaatgaactctaCACAGTGCTCCTCATAGATCGTGGAGAAGAACTAAGAGTAGATAGTACACAGATTTCTTCAGCATGTGCCAGTTTATTTGAGTTGCCACCACGAGTGGTATTTGGTATTTTTGCCAACATACTACCAAGTGGGGAAAAATGGTCTCCTAAGGCTTTAAATTATTTCAAGTCATTAGTGGGAATGCAAGTGCAAGGTTACGTTCAAGCTATTTTGCCTCTGCAAATGATTCTTCTTGAAGTGCCAAAAATTATATCCCAGGCTCTTGAATTACAATTTGGAAGATTTATTGATGAAGATTCATTTCATCTTGTTGTGGAAATGTTGAAAGAATTCCCTCAACAAAGGCCAGATTTGATACAACATAAAAGGCCTGAATTGTCCTTAAGTAATAATGATAGTTTACTTGATATTCAGCACGTTCTGGGTAATTTGCAGCCATCTTTGTCAGTAGGAAGTACTGAAAGTGTGAAGGTATCATCTGCGTTAAGTCCGAGTAAATTTTATTGTCAGTTAATTAGATGGATACCAGAGCTGGAAAACTTGACAGTGTGTATGACTTTGCATTATGATATAATCAGTCAAGAAACCAGCCCCACTTGTGATAATTTTGGACTACTTTGTGTTGCCAAAAGGAGAAATGGGCAGTGGCATAGGGGGATTCTCCAGCAGCTCTTGCCCAGGAACCAAGTGAAAATTTGGTTTATGGATTATGGCAGTAGTGAAGCTATACCTTCAATCCATGTAAAGAAACTTAAACAGGATTTTATTTCAGTACCACTATTTTCTTTCCCATGTTCTCTGACATGTTTACACAGTCCagatagagaagaaagaaaatttcaactGAGTGTATTTAAACAAGCCCTATTAGGACAGGTAGTGTATGCACATATTGATTGGTTCAATAAGGATGAGCATATGTATTATGTGACATTACAAACTCAAGAGTCTACAATTAATTCTCAGTGTCAGCTGAAGACTGGCACACAAGTAATTTGTCCAGTCTCTGATTCAAATTCCTCCAGTATCTTGCATAAGACAAGTGTATCTGATGTGGACAGCTTTGCAGTTGAGAGTCATTTTGGAAATTGTGAACAGTTGATAGACTCTCTAAAcaacaaagacatttttaaagtagGCTTTTCTATTAAAACTGTAGAAATGGAGATAGAGGCTACTTACATAGCTTTTGTTGCATATGTATTAAACCCATCAAATTTCTGGGTACGTACTAATGACCATCAGACTGAATTTCAagatataatgaaaaatataaacaaattttatgATTTATGTGAAAATGATGAACTGATTCTAAGAAATCCTGAGCCTGGCTTATTTTGTTGTGCTAGATACAGTAAGGACAGACATTTTTACAGAGCTGTCATCACTGAAATTAGTGGTTATAagattaatgtttattttttagattatGGAAATACTGATTCCATACCattttttgatgtaaaaattttgcTTCCAGAATTTTGTGAGTTGCCTGCCTTAGCCATGTGCTGTTCACTTGCACATGTGTTTCCTATTGAGGATTTATGGGTGAAAGCAGcaatagattattttaaaaaaattgttttgaataaagcTATTTTGCTTCAAGTCATAGCCAAAAAAGATGACAAGTACACTGTAAAGATTCAGAGTATCGAAGCCTCAGAAAATATTGATGTTGTTTCTCTTATGCTACAAGCTGGATATGCAGAATATTGGGAAGTAACACCAGAGTGTTTTCCAAAATCTGTAAGTGAATATTCAATGTTAAGTTTAAAATCTAAAAACCAAGTTAATATTAAAAAAGTTGTATCTGCTCTTCTTGAGGTACCTACATCTAAAATATACCCTTCAGATAAGCTAGAAAAAAATAACTTGTCTTTGTCAAAGTACCCAACTGTTCATGactcagatttaaaaaattctttcaccACCTCTCAGGGCCCTGAATCGTCATGGCCTTATAAAGAATATATGTTTAAACCAGGGACAAGCCTTGAAGTTAAATGTTCTTACTACTGTGGCCCAGATGATTTTTCATGCCAGCTCCAGTGTAAATTAGAAGACCTAAAGTTACTAATGGAACAAATTCAGAATTATTATAGCATCCATTCTGATCCTTATCAAATTGGGCAGATTGCTTGTGTTGCTAAGTATTCCAAAGATGGGAAGTGGTATAGAGCTGCTATTTTGACTCAGGTGTCAAAAAATGAAGTTGATATAATATTTGTTGACTATGGTTACCAAGAAAGAGTTTTAATCAAAGACCTTTGTGCTATTAACCCACGCTTTCTTTTATTAGAAGGCCAAGCCATTAGGTGTTGTCTTAACCATTTAGTTGAGCCCGTTAGTTGTAAATTGTTCCTTTGGACAAGAGAAGCATCCAAagactttgaaaattttattttttcatctggAGGATTATTGACTTGCATTATCTATGCCTTAGTTTTTATACACCCAAACTGTTTGTGTAATTTAGTGGATTTACAATCACAATCCTCCTTCACTAGTGCAAAAGAATTTCTTATTAGTCGTGGCTCTGCACACTATAGCACATCACCAAAGCCTCTTCCACCTTCAGTTAGTCTTTATAGTTACTATTATTcttcctttaatttaaaaattggaagtGAAGAAGAAGTATATATATCTCATGTATATAGTCCCAAAAAGTTTTATTGTCAACTTagtagaaataataaagatctaGAGATGTTAGAAACAAAAATCTCAGAAATTATTAACCTCAAAAAATGTCCAAAATATGATTCTAGTAAAATGAGATTGTGCATATCTAAGTATGTAGAGGATGGTCTTTCATATAGAGCACTAGCAATGCCAACAGATTCATCATCTGACTTTCTAGTCTATTTTGTGGACTTTGGAAATAAGCAATTAGTAGAAGAAAATATGCTGAGTGCCATTTCAGATCAGTTTCCAGAGCTGCTGTTTACACCTATGCAAGCCATTAAGTGCTTTCTGTCAGATCTTGGAGATGTGGATATTCCATCAGAAATCAGTGGCTGGTTTGAAGATAGTTTCTTGGGAAAACCATTGAAGGCAGTCATCTTGTCTAGGGAGACAGATGGGCAGCTTGGTATAGAATTGTATGATGGGTGTCAACAgataaatcagaaaattaaaatgtggCTTCATACTTACAGAAAAAAACAATCTGTCCAAGCACATGGTATGGAGAAGGCTCATAAAATGAGTGAGAATAAGGCACTTGCTGCTTCATTGAAAGATAAAATAGAAAGCAACTATCACCATCATATGATAAATAAAACTAGTCTAGTAACATATTCTGATAACAAAATAGATCAGGTAATGCAGCCAAATAGTGTGCATGCTAGGTTTTTGAAACCGCCCGTTTGCTATAAAATTGAAACTATGTccagaaacaaaatgaagaaatctttgAATGATGGACTTAAAAATAAAGGTATAAAAATTGTCCCTGGATCTGCACATATTATTGATGAAACTGATGTGGGACAAAAATCGGTAAAGGTTGTGTCATCATCTTTTATCAGAGAGTTGAATCAGGCAGCCTCACAAAACTTATGTAGCCTTGTTAGACCACAGATCAAAGACCTTCCTCAGCCTCACATTTACGTAAATTCCAAAGTTAAGGGATATGTGTCTAATATCAGTAATCCAGCAAGTTTCCATGTTCAGCTTGCTCAAAATGAAAGCTTGATCATCAGACTTGCAGATGCTCTAAATGAAAGAAGAACAAatagagggaagaagagaaaatcGGTCAAACCTTTGGTGGGAGATCTGGTGGTTGCAGAATACTCTGGTGACAATGCTATTTATAGAGcagttattaaaaaaatcttGCCAGCTAATTCTTTTGAAGTGGAATTTATTGACTATGGTAATACTTCAGTAGTACACATATCTAAAATTTATGAACTTAAGAGAGAATTCTTAGCTATTCCTCCCCTAGGAATCCATTCCTTTCTTAGTGGAGTAAAATGGAATGAGCCTGATGAAATTTGGGACAGCAAAACTGTGGACTATTTCGCCTCAAGAGTGAATAACAGAATCATTTCTtgtgaatttttgaaaaaatgtgagCAGAAATGGGAAGTAAATATAATTTGTGATGAAAAATGCGTCATCAATGAACTACTGAAATGGACAGCGTGTTCAAAACTACAGAAGACAGTTTTGCCTGTGCCTCAGATTGTCTCTCAGAAGGTGAACCCTGGGGATAATAATGAAACGAAGAAAGGAAGATCAAATGAATGTGCAGGTTCTGTGATCCCTCAACCATCCTGCCAACAGCCGGTTCAAATTCCCTTTGAAGAGTTAAAACCTGGGCAACTTGAAAAAGCTGAAATACTTTATGTCTCAAAAAGTGGAAGATTTTATGTGAagttatccaaaaataaaaaaatattttcagatttaacTGTGTtaattacaaaagaagaaaataacccTTTTTTATCaatacaaaatattgaaaaaggcTTGGAATGCTTGGCAAAATCTAAGAAATCCTTGAAGTGGTACCGATCAAAAGTAGAAGAAAAGTATGTTGATGAAAAGGTGCTTGTTTTCTTAGTAGACAGTGGTAGGTATGAAATAGTGCCTTCATACAATACCAAGGCGCTCAGTGATGAAATCAGAAATATTCCAAGACAAGCTGTGCCTTGTAAGTGGATTTGGTttgaaaattctaagaacatacaGTTTGAGTCCACTATGTTTTTATTTGctcatttggaaataaaaattctttttctgaaatattcGGACTCTGCTTGGGAAGTAGAAATTTTGATAGATGGCATTTTGCTTTTGGAATATGTAAACCTGAATACTGCTCAGGTTGAAGAAAACAAACATCGCACTTCAGGAATTGTGTTCAACACAGAATCGCAAACTTCTGAGTCATCATGTGCGATAAGATCATTTACCTGGGCACAACTTCAGAATGGTAGACAATATTCTGGTATTGCTACTGCTGTTACTGATCCAACAGACTTCTGTGTTCAGCTAGAAGATTTTTTTGACACAATGAAATGTATCTTTATGTTGCTTTCTGATCTACCAGAAACATTACCAAGCTTGCCTCCAGAGCACATAATTCCTGGTTGTACTTGTTTGTTCAAATATGAATTGGAAGATCAGTGGACTAGAGTCGAAATCTGTGCTGTGTCTGATAGGTCTTTACATCTTATGTTGATTGACTATGGGCTTTCTGTTTATATACCTTATTCAGATACAATACATCTTAAAGTTGTTCCTGAGGAACTTTTGAATTTGCCAAGGCTAAGTTATCCATGTATCTTACatggcatcttacctgctaaAAGCAGACACTGGGATGATGAAGCCCGAAGGTTTTGTCAAGATTACCTAAGTAAACCAGGCCTAGTTTTTCAGCTAAGAGAATATAGTTTTCAAACAAAACTGAAAGTAGATGTCATTCATgaggaaaacagtttggcagatCTATTAGTTGCATCTGGTCTCGCAGTGTATTCTAAAGATTCAGCTAATATTGATGCAGTTACTGCTACTGAATCTACTGAAATCCAATATAAATTCCAGACTGATGTTATTTGCCCATCGTTagataaaaatcattttgaaggagaaaatataaattgtatatgcactgagaaacaaaaactgagaaaacagaaaCTGACAAAGAGGAAAGACACGTATAATAGCCTTTTAAGGAAAAGTCATGTTAGTAAAAGATTACATTTTCGGAATTTTACCGTGAGAAAAGAAGGTGGTTGTGAGAACTATAATCCCCAAAGTGCCATCCCGTTTGATGCATGTGCAGCTGCTGCATTTTGGATGCTGCCGGATAGCTCGAAGCCTAACACCAGTTGCTTTGAAAACACCTTTGCAAAACTACCAAGTGAAGGAATGCAGGAAGATAGTAGCGCAGTGGACTTGAGGACAACAGTAGAAGTGTTGcatgttaaagaaaaaattacGTCAGAAGAACATTTAAAAG